In one Juglans regia cultivar Chandler chromosome 11, Walnut 2.0, whole genome shotgun sequence genomic region, the following are encoded:
- the LOC109002258 gene encoding autophagy-related protein 18a-like isoform X2: MATISTFPSPPWPNSNPNSNPNPNFVSQEEQSIPLDSQNDSAISFRSIEYQSIGSHGLGHERDDDHDSDQNPSPNIYKPFPAPYDPPTLEPHGHGRNENPNPNIPKPLDPPTLLHLSFNQDHGCFAVGTDYGFRIFNCDPFREIFRRDFDDGGISGVEMLFRCNILALIGGGPHPQYPPSKVMIWDDHQGRCIGELSFRSDVRSVRLRRDRIVVVLEQKVYVYNFADLKLLHQIETISNPKGLCAVSQLAASLVLVCPGLQKGQVRVEHYASKRTKFIMAHDSRIACFALTPDGQLLATASSKGTLVRVFNSIDGTLLQEVRRGADRAEIYSLAFSSTAQWLAVSSDKGTVHIFNLKVNPGSPGIEKSRYASDSNLAVTQSSSSLSFIKGVLPKYFSSEWSVAQFRLPEGSHCIVAFGHQKNTVVILGMDGSFYRCQFDPAVGGEMTQVEYHNFLKPEETF, translated from the exons atggcaACCATCTCTACCTTCCCGTCCCCGCCCTGGCCCAATTCCAACCCTAACTCTAATCCTAACCCTAATTTTGTCTCTCAAGAGGAACAGTCGATTCCTCTCGACTCCCAGAACGACTCGGCCATCTCTTTCCGATCAATTGAATACCAATCTATTGGATCCCACGGCCTTGGCCACGAACGCGACGACGACCACGACAGCGATCAGAACCCTAGCCCTAACATCTACAAGCCGTTTCCGGCGCCATATGACCCGCCAACGCTTGAACCCCACGGCCACGGCCGTAACGAGAACCCTAATCCTAACATCCCCAAGCCGCTTGATCCGCCGACTCTGCTCCACCTGTCGTTCAACCAAGACCATGGGTGCTTCGCTGTGGGTACTGACTACGGGTTTCGGATTTTTAACTGCGACCCGTTCCGCGAGATCTTCCGCCGCGACTTCGACGACGGGGGGATCTCCGGTGTAGAGATGCTCTTTCGGTGCAACATCCTGGCCCTCATCGGCGGGGGACCCCACCCTCAGTACCCACCAAGCAAGGTCATGATTTGGGATGACCACCAGGGTCGTTGCATTGGCGAGCTATCTTTTCGCTCCGACGTCCGCTCCGTACGACTACGCCGCGACAGGATCGTCGTCGTACTGGAGCAGAAGGTCTACGTGTACAACTTTGCCGACTTGAAGCTGCTTCACCAAATTGAGACCATCTCGAACCCTAAGGGCCTATGCGCGGTATCCCAACTGGCGGCGTCGTTGGTCCTGGTCTGCCCCGGGTTGCAGAAAGGGCAGGTTCGGGTCGAGCACTATGCTTCGAAGAGAACCAAGTTTATCATGGCGCACGACTCGAGGATTGCCTGCTTCGCACTCACGCCGGACGGGCAGTTGCTCGCTACGGCGAGTTCCAAAGGGACTCTGGTCCGGGTTTTCAATAGCATCGATGGAACACTTCTTCAAGAG GTTAGGAGGGGTGCAGATAGAGCAGAGATCTACAGCTTAGCATTCTCTTCAACTGCCCAGTGGTTAGCAGTCTCAAGTGACAAGGGAACCGTCCACATTTTTAACCTTAAGGTTAATCCTGGATCGCCAGGGATTGAGAAGTCACGATATGCATCTGATTCTAATCTTGCTGTTACACAATCAAGCTCATCTCTCTCGTTCATTAAGG GAGTGTTGCCAAAGTATTTTAGCTCAGAGTGGTCGGTTGCACAGTTCCGCTTGCCTGAGGGTTCTCATTGCATTGTTGCTTTTGGtcaccaaaaaaatacagtggtAATTCTTGGCATGGATGGAAG
- the LOC109002258 gene encoding autophagy-related protein 18a-like isoform X1 has product MATISTFPSPPWPNSNPNSNPNPNFVSQEEQSIPLDSQNDSAISFRSIEYQSIGSHGLGHERDDDHDSDQNPSPNIYKPFPAPYDPPTLEPHGHGRNENPNPNIPKPLDPPTLLHLSFNQDHGCFAVGTDYGFRIFNCDPFREIFRRDFDDGGISGVEMLFRCNILALIGGGPHPQYPPSKVMIWDDHQGRCIGELSFRSDVRSVRLRRDRIVVVLEQKVYVYNFADLKLLHQIETISNPKGLCAVSQLAASLVLVCPGLQKGQVRVEHYASKRTKFIMAHDSRIACFALTPDGQLLATASSKGTLVRVFNSIDGTLLQEVRRGADRAEIYSLAFSSTAQWLAVSSDKGTVHIFNLKVNPGSPGIEKSRYASDSNLAVTQSSSSLSFIKGSGSKLPLALAGVLPKYFSSEWSVAQFRLPEGSHCIVAFGHQKNTVVILGMDGSFYRCQFDPAVGGEMTQVEYHNFLKPEETF; this is encoded by the exons atggcaACCATCTCTACCTTCCCGTCCCCGCCCTGGCCCAATTCCAACCCTAACTCTAATCCTAACCCTAATTTTGTCTCTCAAGAGGAACAGTCGATTCCTCTCGACTCCCAGAACGACTCGGCCATCTCTTTCCGATCAATTGAATACCAATCTATTGGATCCCACGGCCTTGGCCACGAACGCGACGACGACCACGACAGCGATCAGAACCCTAGCCCTAACATCTACAAGCCGTTTCCGGCGCCATATGACCCGCCAACGCTTGAACCCCACGGCCACGGCCGTAACGAGAACCCTAATCCTAACATCCCCAAGCCGCTTGATCCGCCGACTCTGCTCCACCTGTCGTTCAACCAAGACCATGGGTGCTTCGCTGTGGGTACTGACTACGGGTTTCGGATTTTTAACTGCGACCCGTTCCGCGAGATCTTCCGCCGCGACTTCGACGACGGGGGGATCTCCGGTGTAGAGATGCTCTTTCGGTGCAACATCCTGGCCCTCATCGGCGGGGGACCCCACCCTCAGTACCCACCAAGCAAGGTCATGATTTGGGATGACCACCAGGGTCGTTGCATTGGCGAGCTATCTTTTCGCTCCGACGTCCGCTCCGTACGACTACGCCGCGACAGGATCGTCGTCGTACTGGAGCAGAAGGTCTACGTGTACAACTTTGCCGACTTGAAGCTGCTTCACCAAATTGAGACCATCTCGAACCCTAAGGGCCTATGCGCGGTATCCCAACTGGCGGCGTCGTTGGTCCTGGTCTGCCCCGGGTTGCAGAAAGGGCAGGTTCGGGTCGAGCACTATGCTTCGAAGAGAACCAAGTTTATCATGGCGCACGACTCGAGGATTGCCTGCTTCGCACTCACGCCGGACGGGCAGTTGCTCGCTACGGCGAGTTCCAAAGGGACTCTGGTCCGGGTTTTCAATAGCATCGATGGAACACTTCTTCAAGAG GTTAGGAGGGGTGCAGATAGAGCAGAGATCTACAGCTTAGCATTCTCTTCAACTGCCCAGTGGTTAGCAGTCTCAAGTGACAAGGGAACCGTCCACATTTTTAACCTTAAGGTTAATCCTGGATCGCCAGGGATTGAGAAGTCACGATATGCATCTGATTCTAATCTTGCTGTTACACAATCAAGCTCATCTCTCTCGTTCATTAAGG GCTCTGGGTCTAAATTACCTTTAGCGCTTGCAGGAGTGTTGCCAAAGTATTTTAGCTCAGAGTGGTCGGTTGCACAGTTCCGCTTGCCTGAGGGTTCTCATTGCATTGTTGCTTTTGGtcaccaaaaaaatacagtggtAATTCTTGGCATGGATGGAAG